ACCGTAAGCTTGCCATTACGGCGCCGTCCTGCCATATCCAGCGTGATGCGGACAGTGAATTTGTATTGCTGTGCAGCTACCATGGGGGCCGGATCAGCCTTGTGTCGCTCACGGATAACGGGGAGATCGGCGAGATTCTCGATATTCAGCAGCATGAAGGAAGCGGTCCTCACCCGAACCAGAAAACGCCGCATCCGCACAGCACGAACTTCAGCCCGGACGGCCAATATATTTTTGTACCGGATCTCGGAATCGACCGGATCGTAGCTTACACGCTGGATAAAGAAAACCGCAAGCTGGTCCGTCACGGCGAGACCGTGGTGCAGCCTGGCGCAGGTCCGCGTCATATGACGTTCCATCCGAATGGTCAGTTTGCTTTTGTGATTAACGAGCTGGATTCGACTATTAATTCCTTCCGTTACGATGCGGAAAAAGGTGCGCTCGAGGCCGTGCAGACAGTATCGACTCTGCCTGAAGGGTTCGCTGAAGCCAATGGCACTGCGGAAATCGCGATCTCCGAGGATGGCCGGTTCCTCTATGGCTCAAACCGCGGTCATGACAGCCTTGCCGTCTTTGCGGTGGACGCGGAGAGCGGCCAGCTGACGCTGGTTGGACATGTGTCGACGGAAGGAAAACATCCGCGGCATTTTGCCTTGGTACCGGGCGGTCATTTCGCGATCACGGCGAACAAGGATACCAATAATGTAGCGGTATTCCGCATTAGCGAGTCGGGTATGCCGGTGTATACGGGCTATTCGATCGAGATTTCCCAGCCGGTATGCGTCATTCCGGTTCAGCTGTAGGCGAATAGAGAGCTAGCGGTGAAATGGCGAGAGTAAGAATGCCGGGGGAGAGTGAATGATGCAGATTCCAGAGCATTTGTGTCAGACGATCAGATCGGTTCACGGCGAAAAAGGCGAGCAGTGGCTGGCGGGCTTCGATAAGCTTCTGCAGGACTGCGAGGAAAAATGGGGGATGACGGTGGAATTGCCGTCTCCTTTTGTTTTGTCGTTTAACTTTGTAGCCCCGGCCGTGCTTCGGGACGGAACGCCTGCCGTGCTGAAGCTTGGCGTGCCAAGCCGGGAGTTCCGCACGGAGCTGGCGGCTTTGCGGCTATATGACGGACGCGGCGCGGTGCGCGTGCTTGCCGCGGATGAGGAGCGGGGCGCGCTATTGATTGAGCGCGTCCAGCCGGGAGTGATGCTGTCGTCGTCGGGATTGGGCGACGACGATGCCGTGCTGGCGGCCGCCGAGGTGATGCGGCGGCTGGCGGTTCCCGCGCCGGACGGGGGAGAATTCCCGTCCGTAGCGGATTGGGCCGCAGGCCTCGCCCGGCTGCGCGAGCGGCATGGCGGCGGCACGGGGCCGCTGCCGGAGCGCGTGGTCGGCCGCGCGGAGGAAGTTTTTCGCCGCCTGCTCGGAGAGGGCGGCGGCGGGTTATTGCTGCTCCATGGTGACTTGCACCATGGGAATATTTTGTCTTCGGGTCATGGCGGGCCGGGATGGCTGGCCATTGACCCGAAGGGTGTGGTTGGGGAAGCGGAATACGGAACGATTCCGCTGCTCTTGAACCAGCTGCCGCCGAAGGGGCAGCGGGAAGTGATCCGGCGCCGCGTGGAGCTGTTATGCGGCGCCCTTGGTTTGGACCACGCCAGGTTACTGGCGTGGGGTTTCGCTCATGCGGTGCTGTCCACCGCATGGTGCGACGAAGACGGCGTCGGCGATATCCCCGCCGGGCTGGAGCGAGCAGCTTGGTTCGAGGAGCTGCTCGACGAACTGCATCAAGGACAATAAGAGGAAAAAACCGTGTTACGGTGGAGCAGACGCACGAGTGTGGAGCAGAAGCAGCTCAATAAGACGGAAAAACCGTCTTGCAGCGGGATGAACACGCGAACACGAGAATGAAGTGGCTGAATAAGAGGAAAAAACCATGTTACGGTGGAGCGGACGCACGAATGTGGAGCAGAAGCAGCTCAATAAGTCGGAAAAACCGTCTTGCAGCAGGGAGTGCGCGCGAACACGAGAATGAAGTGGCTGAATAAGAGGAAAAAACCATGTTACGGTGGAGCGGACGCACGAATGTGGAGCAGAAGCAGCTCAATAAGACGGAAAAACCGTCTTGCAGCAGGGAGTGCGCGCGAACACGAGAACGAAGTGGCTGAATAAGAGGAAAAAACCGTGCTACAGTGGAGCAGACGCTCGAGTGTGGGGCAGAAGCAGCTCAATAAGACGGAAAAACCGTCTTACAGCGGGACGAACGCGCGAACACGAGAATGAAGTGGCTGAATAAGAGGAAAAAACCGTGCTACAGTGGAGCAGACGCTCGAGTGTGGGGCAGAAGTAGTCCAATAAGACGGAAAAACCGTCTTACAGCGGGACGAACGCGCGAACACGAGAATGAAGTGGCTGAATAAGAGGAAAAAACCGTGTTACTGTGGAGCGGACGCACGAATGTGGAGCAGAAGCAGCTCAATAAGACGGAAAAACCGTCTTGCAGCAGGGAGTGCGCGCGAACACGAGAATGAAGTGGCTGAATAAGAGGAAAAAACCGTGTTACGGTCGAGCGGACGCTCGATTATGGGACAGAAGTAGCCCAATAAGACGGAAAAACCGTCTTGCAGCAGTCTGTACGCCCGAACGCTGGGCAAACAAGCCAAATAGCAGGCAAATTCCCTGCTATAGCGCCTGCACGCCGAGGCCAGCTTACCGTTCGACCATCAAAAAAAGCCGACGGACGTCGGCTTTTTACATGTCAAAGAAATTTTCCTCGATGGAGCCTATTGACATTTCCAATCCTATACAGTAATTTATTGATAAATAAATAAACGAGGTTGCCTATGACGCCAAGAGAAAAAGACTTCCACGCTGTAACGAATCGGAAAGAACAGATATTAGATGCAGCTGCCTCGCTATTTGCGAATAACGGGTACTACAAGACAACAACCGCTATGGTTGCTGCAGAGGTTGGGGTCACTCAGCCCTACGTGTTTCACTTCTTCAAATCGAAGGAAGTATTATATCTCGCTGTCCTCGAGAGAGCGCAGAAGCGATTGCTGCATGCTTTCTCCCAGGTAGAAGCCCCAGCGGAAATGCTCCACCATCATATGGGGGAAGCTTTCAACGAGCTGATGGCCACTCATCGCGATGAGACGCTGCTCTGCATGCAGTCTTATACGACACCGGAGCCGAACGTCCGCGTGATCGTGAAACAGAGATTCGCCGAGGTGCATCAACTGATCACAGAACGGTTCGAGCGGGCAGGGATTTCGAATCCCAGCCAGCAAGCATCAACCTTTATCGCCTGCGGGATGGTCATTACCATGTCCGAGATTCTCGAGCTTCCCATACTTGGCGATTTGGGACAACTGGGCCACACCGAGTAACATCCGAACCCAAGCCATTCCGGCTGCGTGAAAAAATCCGTTTACTTCACAGCGGATTTTTTTAAAGGCTATTCATTTATTGATTAATAAATAATTAACAGAAGGAGGAGCAAGCATGCATCTGATCCGCCATCCCATCTAAATCTATATTTTTTTATGCTTGTATTTATTAATCAATAAATAAAAAACCAAAAAAAGGAGAGATTTAAACATGGTTTCTACCGCTTCTCGTGTTCGGCTGCTTGTTGTTACCTGTATCGCCTTGTTTATGGCCATGCTCGACAATCTGGTTATCGGGGTGGCGCTGCCATCGATCCAGGAGGAATTTCACGCCAGCATGTCCGATCTGCAATGGTTCCTCAATGCGTATACCTTAGCTTTTGCGGTGCTGCTTATTCCGTTCAGCGCGATTGGCGACCGTTTTGGACGAAAAAAAATATTCCTGCTCGGTATCGTGTTGTTCACGCTTGGCTCGCTTGCTTCCGCCCTCAGTACCAGCTCGATCGAGCTGTCGCTCTCGAGGGCGCTGCAGGGGATAGGCAGCGCGGCTATCATTCCGCTCAGCTTAACGCTTGTTAATGCGGCCTTCCCTCCCGAAAAACGCGCCGCGGCTATCGGCCTATGGTCCGGCATTTCCGGACTAGGGCTATCGATTGGACCGTTGGTCGGCGGAATTATTATTAATGGCGCGCCTTGGGAAATGGTCTTCTGGATTAACGTACCGGTTGGTATTATTGCCGTTATCCTTGGCGCGTTGTGGCTGACGGAGTCGAAGGGAGAACGCAAGCCTCTGGACCTGCCGGGGATTGTGCTTCTCGGAGTATCTTTGTTCGGCATCGTGTTTGGATTAATGCGCGGCAACTCGGAAGGCTGGGATGCCTTTAACGTATGGGGTGCTATTGCAGGCGGCGTGGTCCTGCTGCTTGGCTTCTACTTCTGGGAGCGCAGCCGGAAGCAGCCGTTTATTCAATTCGAATATTTCAAAAGCCGGACTTACAGCGCCTACCTATCGGCGGGCTTTTGGATGAATGCGGGTATCTTTGGAGCGATCTTCCTGCTTACATTGTTTCTGCAGCAAGCACAAGGCTATTCGGCTCTAGGAGCAGGAGTAAGAGAAATGGTCTGGACCGTCTGCACGATGATCTGCGCACCGCTTGCGGGCCTGCTCGTTGGCAAATACGGCTCCAAAAAGATTCTGCTCTTTGGTCTATTCCTCCAGACAGCGGCTATGATCTATTTTGCCCTTATGATTATCGGCAAGGGCGCTATCTTCCCGTTTGGCTATATCGCTCCGGCGATGGTTGCTGCCGGCGCGGGTATGGGCTTTAGCTTTACGCCGCTGTCCCACGGTATTCTGACGTCTGTTCCCGAGCATGCGGCCGGTGAAGCCAGCGGTTTAAGCAATGCATCCCGTGAACTGGGCGGCGTGTTTGGCGTAGCGATCAGCGGGCTGATCTTCGAAAGCGGCGGTGCCATCACTTCGCCTAAAGGTTTTGGCGATCATATCGTTCCAGCCCTCTTTGTCCTTGCCGCTATGCTTGCGATCGGCTTCCTGTCGGTTACGTTCCTGGTTCGCCGGGGCAAACCTGCGACGACTGCCGCAAGCGAAGCATCTGGTCCAACACCGCGAATCGAAACAAGCAATTAACAATTCCTTCATCTATTATATAGAAGAAACAAGTCCAGTTGGGTCGTTCAACGATCCGGCTGGGCTTATTTTATATGTAAAACCGCAATCGATAGGGGGAAGATAGTACACCGCAGAGTGATGTCGGAATGTTAAGCACCTGTTGGAAACGGTTACATTTTGTCGCGAACATCAGTCCTGGCGGACTACGGGACCGTAGTTCGGAACGCTTCGGCCGTCGAGTCCATTACCCATCGTCCTACCGCTGGACTAGCTTATTTTACAATTGGTTTATAGACAAAGGCGGGAATGAAGCGGAAAAGAGGTTATTTTCTATGAAAACGGTCGGAATTATCGGT
This region of Paenibacillus sp. JDR-2 genomic DNA includes:
- a CDS encoding MFS transporter, with the translated sequence MVSTASRVRLLVVTCIALFMAMLDNLVIGVALPSIQEEFHASMSDLQWFLNAYTLAFAVLLIPFSAIGDRFGRKKIFLLGIVLFTLGSLASALSTSSIELSLSRALQGIGSAAIIPLSLTLVNAAFPPEKRAAAIGLWSGISGLGLSIGPLVGGIIINGAPWEMVFWINVPVGIIAVILGALWLTESKGERKPLDLPGIVLLGVSLFGIVFGLMRGNSEGWDAFNVWGAIAGGVVLLLGFYFWERSRKQPFIQFEYFKSRTYSAYLSAGFWMNAGIFGAIFLLTLFLQQAQGYSALGAGVREMVWTVCTMICAPLAGLLVGKYGSKKILLFGLFLQTAAMIYFALMIIGKGAIFPFGYIAPAMVAAGAGMGFSFTPLSHGILTSVPEHAAGEASGLSNASRELGGVFGVAISGLIFESGGAITSPKGFGDHIVPALFVLAAMLAIGFLSVTFLVRRGKPATTAASEASGPTPRIETSN
- a CDS encoding lactonase family protein → MTLHNDKLTVFIGSYAEAENSGVYRYEFDTAEGTLTLKEQASGLKNPTFLNVDAAKSRLYAIAEGADAEGAKVGDAVALSLEGSGLAQLNRKLAITAPSCHIQRDADSEFVLLCSYHGGRISLVSLTDNGEIGEILDIQQHEGSGPHPNQKTPHPHSTNFSPDGQYIFVPDLGIDRIVAYTLDKENRKLVRHGETVVQPGAGPRHMTFHPNGQFAFVINELDSTINSFRYDAEKGALEAVQTVSTLPEGFAEANGTAEIAISEDGRFLYGSNRGHDSLAVFAVDAESGQLTLVGHVSTEGKHPRHFALVPGGHFAITANKDTNNVAVFRISESGMPVYTGYSIEISQPVCVIPVQL
- a CDS encoding TetR/AcrR family transcriptional regulator codes for the protein MTPREKDFHAVTNRKEQILDAAASLFANNGYYKTTTAMVAAEVGVTQPYVFHFFKSKEVLYLAVLERAQKRLLHAFSQVEAPAEMLHHHMGEAFNELMATHRDETLLCMQSYTTPEPNVRVIVKQRFAEVHQLITERFERAGISNPSQQASTFIACGMVITMSEILELPILGDLGQLGHTE
- a CDS encoding aminoglycoside phosphotransferase family protein; amino-acid sequence: MMQIPEHLCQTIRSVHGEKGEQWLAGFDKLLQDCEEKWGMTVELPSPFVLSFNFVAPAVLRDGTPAVLKLGVPSREFRTELAALRLYDGRGAVRVLAADEERGALLIERVQPGVMLSSSGLGDDDAVLAAAEVMRRLAVPAPDGGEFPSVADWAAGLARLRERHGGGTGPLPERVVGRAEEVFRRLLGEGGGGLLLLHGDLHHGNILSSGHGGPGWLAIDPKGVVGEAEYGTIPLLLNQLPPKGQREVIRRRVELLCGALGLDHARLLAWGFAHAVLSTAWCDEDGVGDIPAGLERAAWFEELLDELHQGQ